One region of Lampris incognitus isolate fLamInc1 chromosome 4, fLamInc1.hap2, whole genome shotgun sequence genomic DNA includes:
- the irx6a gene encoding iroquois-class homeodomain protein IRX-6a, translated as MVTKEAAMSFSQFGYPYNATSQFFVSANPSTTCCDSISRSVTDGTGGSQTAASFCCPSYENRLLASTRTELNAALGMYGSPYAAAAAASQNYANYFPYGTDPSALYSTLNPQYDIKDGTGTLHSGITQTAAYYPYDHSLGQYQYDRYGTVDFNGTARRKNATRETTSTLKTWLYEHRKNPYPTKGEKIMLAIITKMTLTQVSTWFANARRRLKKENKMTWSPKNKTGDDRKDDLNKSDQDCVTKDSSDCKDEKDLRLSDLEDMEEEECDKLESDCEKVAPDEQELHRAMAVSGAAPKRDCSSELHLSLANSFHPFPCTIKSVASLPPLPSDFLDPVVSKPPSSTVPTGTVSLSHFETSDKPRIWSLARTAASGVILSPQNGSELRTGNLAGDCQLQGIRLPMAPTGHCGGIRSLNEPSNVSNAENPFQEGPSLHSKVYSSGSYSHKGLQLHCSSYPALPDTCQFSTTEGFSSGKAETESSDLSEACGTLQDDKVTAFRPVMKR; from the exons ATGGTTACAAAAGAAGCAGCTATGTCTTTCTCGCAGTTTGGATACCCTTACAATGCAACTTCACAG TTTTTCGTGTCGGCAAACCCCAGTACGACTTGCTGCGATTCGATTTCCAGGTCGGTCACTGACGGCACGGGCGGCTCCCAGACCGCCGCCTCGTTCTGCTGCCCGTCCTACGAGAACCGCCTGCTGGCCAGCACGCGGACGGAGCTCAACGCCGCGCTGGGCATGTACGGCTCGCCGTACGCCGCGGCGGCCGCCGCCAGCCAGAACTACGCCAACTACTTCCCCTACGGCACCGACCCGTCCGCGCTCTACTCCACGCTG aaTCCACAGTATGACATTAAGGATGGTACAGGCACGCTGCACTCTGGCATCACCCAGACCGCTGCATACTATCCTTATGACCATTCCCTGGGCCAGTATCAGTATGACAG gtatgGGACCGTAGACTTTAATGGCACAGCTCGAAGAAAGAACGCCACCCGAGAGACCACCAGCACTCTGAAAACATGGCTGTACGAGCACCGCAAGAACCCCTACCCCACCAAGGGGGAGAAGATCATGCTGGCCATCATCACCAAAATGACCCTCACCCAAGTGTCCACCTGGTTCGCCAACGCCAGGCGGAGGCTAAAGAAGGAGAACAAGATGACCTGGTCACCAAAGAATAAGACTGGTGATGACAGAAAGGATGACCTCAACAAGAGCGACCAAGACTGCGTCACCAAAG ATTCCAGCGATTGCAAAGACGAGAAGGATCTGCGTCTGAGTGATTTAGAGgatatggaggaggaggagtgtgacAAGCTGGAAAGCGACTGTGAGAAAGTGGCCCCGGATGAGCAGGAGCTCCACAGGGCTATGGCCGTATCAGGAGCCGCTCCAAAGAGGGATTGCAGCTCCGAGCTGCACCTGAGCTTGGCTAACAGCTTCCACCCTTTCCCCTGCACCATCAAGAGCGTGGCCAGTCTGCCTCCTCTCCCCTCTGACTTTTTGGATCCAGTGGTTTCCAAGCCCCCCTCATCTACCGTCCCCACTGGAACCGTGTCCCTGTCCCATTTTGAGACATCAGACAAGCCCCGGATCTGGTCCCTGGCTCGTACCGCGGCCTCAGGTGTCATATTGAGCCCTCAAAATGGCTCCGAACTGAGGACAGGAAACTTAGCCGGCGATTGCCAGCTCCAGGGCATCAGGCTCCCTATGGCCCCCACCGGACATTGTGGAGGCATCAGGAGCCTCAACGAACCTAGCAATGTGAGCAACGCTGAGAACCCCTTCCAGGAGGGCCCGTCCTTGCACTCTAAAGTTTACAGTAGTGGCAGCTACAGCCATAAGGGCCTCCAACTGCACTGTTCCTCCTATCCTGCACTCCCCGACACATGCCAGTTCTCCACCACCGAAG GATTCTCTAGCGGCAAGGCAGAGACAGAGTCGTCAGACCTCAGTGAAGCCTGTGGTACCCTACAGGATGACAAGGTCACTGCATTCAGACCGGTGATGAAGAGGTGA